The following are encoded together in the Rhodamnia argentea isolate NSW1041297 unplaced genomic scaffold, ASM2092103v1 Rarg_v2.48, whole genome shotgun sequence genome:
- the LOC125313476 gene encoding 50S ribosomal protein L2, chloroplastic: MAIHLYKTSTPSTRNGAVDSQVKSNTRNNLIYGQHRCSKGRNARGIITAGHRGGGHKRLYRKIDFRRNEKDIYGRIVSIEYDPNRNASICLIHYGDGEKRYILHPRGAIIGDTIVSGTEVPIKMGNALPLTDMPLGTAIHNIEITLGKGGQLARAAGAVAKLIAKEGQSATLKLPSGEVRLISKNCSATVGQVGNVEVNQKKLGRAGSKCWLGKRPVVRGVVMNPVDHPHGGGEGRAPIGRKKPATPWGYPALGRRSRKRKKYSDNLILRRRSK; encoded by the exons ATGGCGATACATTTATACAAAACTTCTACCCCGAGCACACGCAATGGAGCCGTAGACAGTCAAGTGAAATCCAATACACGAAATAATTTGATCTATGGACAGCATCGTTGTAGTAAAGGTCGTAATGCCAGAGGAATCATTACCGCAGGGCATAGAGGGGGAGGTCATAAGCGTCTATACcgtaaaattgattttcgacGGAATGAAAAAGACATATATGGTAGAATCGTAAGCATAGAATACGACCCCAATCGAAATGCATCCATTTGTCTCATACACTATGGGGATGGTGAGAAGAGATATATTTTACATCCCAGAGGGGCTATAATTGGAGATACCATTGTTTCTGGTACAGAAGTTCCTataaaaatgggaaatgccCTACCTTTGA CCGATATGCCCTTAGGCACGGCCATACATAACATAGAAATCACACTTGGAAAGGGTGGACAATTAGCTAGAGCAGCGGGTGCTGTAGCGAAACTGATTGCAAAAGAGGGGCAATCGGCCACATTAAAATTACCTTCTGGGGAGGTCCGTTTGATATCCAAAAACTGCTCAGCAACAGTCGGACAAGTGGGGAATGTTGAGGTGAACCAGAAAAAGTTGGGTAGAGCCGGATCTAAATGTTGGCTAGGTAAGCGTCCTGTAGTAAGAGGAGTGGTTATGAACCCTGTAGACCATCCCCATGGGGGTGGTGAAGGGAGAGCCCCAATTGGTAGAAAAAAACCCGCAACCCCTTGGGGTTATCCTGCACttggaagaagaagtagaaaaaggaagaaatataGTGATAATTTGATTCTTCGTCGCCGTAGTAAATAG
- the LOC125313475 gene encoding photosystem II CP47 reaction center protein, with product MGLPWYRVHTVVLNDPGRLLSVHIMHTALVAGWAGSMALYELAVFDPSDPVLDPMWRQGMFVIPFMTRLGITNSWGGWSITGGTITNPGIWSYEGVAGAHIVFSGLCFLAAIWHWVYWDLEIFCDERTGKPSLDLPKIFGIHLFLSGVACFGFGAFHVTGLYGPGIWVSDPYGLTGKVQPVNPAWGVEGFDPFVPGGIASHHIAAGTLGILAGLFHLSVRPPQRLYKGLRMGNIETVLSSSIAAVFFAAFVVAGTMWYGSATTPIELFGPTRYQWDQGYFQQEIYRRVGAGLAKNQSLSEAWSKIPEKLAFYDYIGNNPAKGGLFRAGSMDNGDGIAVGWLGHPIFRDKEGRELFVRRMPTFFETFPVVLVDGDGIVRADVPFRRAESKYSVEQVGVTVEFYGGELNGVSYSDPATVKKYARRAQLGEIFELDRATLKSDGVFRSSPRGWFTFGHASFALLFFFGHIWHGARTLFRDVFAGIDPDLDAQVEFGTFQKLGDPTTRRQVV from the coding sequence ATGGGTTTGCCTTGGTATCGTGTTCATACCGTCGTATTAAATGATCCCGGCCGTTTGCTTTCTGTCCATATAATGCATACAGCTTTGGTTGCTGGTTGGGCCGGTTCGATGGCTCTATATGAATTAGCAGTTTTTGATCCCTCTGATCCCGTTCTTGATCCAATGTGGAGACAAGGTATGTTCGTTATACCCTTCATGACTCGTTTAGGAATAACCAATTCATGGGGCGGCTGGAGTATTACAGGAGGGACTATAACGAATCCGGGTATTTGGAGTTACGAAGGCGTGGCCGGTGCACATATTGTGTTTTCTGGCTTGTGCTTCTTGGCAGCTATCTGGCATTGGGTGTATTGGgatttagaaatattttgtGATGAGCGTACAGGAAAACCTTCTTTGGATTTGCCAAAAATTTTTGgaattcatttatttctttcagGGGTGGCTTGCTTTGGGTTTGGCGCATTTCATGTAACAGGATTGTATGGTCCTGGAATATGGGTGTCCGATCCTTATGGACTAACTGGAAAGGTACAACCTGTAAATCCAGCGTGGGGTGTAGAAGGTTTTGATCCTTTTGTTCCGGGAGGAATAGCCTCTCATCATATTGCAGCAGGCACTTTAGGCATATTAGCGGGACTCTTTCATCTTAGTGTCCGTCCGCCCCAACGTCTATATAAAGGATTACGCATGGGCAATATTGAAACCGTCCTTTCTAGTAGTATCGCTGCTGTTTTTTTTGCAGCTTTTGTTGTTGCTGGAACTATGTGGTATGGTTCAGCAACTACCCCTATCGAATTATTTGGTCCCACTCGTTATCAATGGGATCAGGGATACTTCCAGCAAGAAATATATCGAAGAGTTGGTGCTGGGCTAGCCAAAAATCAAAGTTTATCCGAAGCTTGGTCTAAAATTCCTGAAAAATTAGCTTTTTATGATTATATCGGTAATAATCCGGCAAAGGGGGGATTATTCAGAGCGGGCTCAATGGACAACGGGGATGGAATAGCTGTTGGGTGGTTAGGACATCCTATCTTTCGAGATAAAGAAGGGCGTGAACTTTTTGTACGTCGTATGCCgactttttttgaaacatttccGGTTGTTTTGGTAGACGGAGACGGAATTGTTCGAGCCGACGTTCCTTTTCGAAGGGCGGAATCAAAGTATAGTGTTGAACAAGTAGGTGTAACTGTTGAGTTCTATGGTGGGGAACTCAATGGAGTCAGTTATAGTGATCCTGCTACTGTGAAAAAATATGCTAGACGTGCTCAATTAGGtgaaatttttgaattagaTCGTGCTACTTTGAAATCCGATGGTGTTTTTCGTAGCAGTCCAAGGGGTTGGTTTACTTTTGGACATGCTTCATTTGctctgctcttcttcttcggacACATTTGGCATGGTGCTCGAACCTTGTTCAGAGATGTTTTTGCTGGTATTGACCCGGATTTGGATGCTCAAGTGGAATTTGGAACATTCCAAAAACTTGGAGATCCGACTACAAGAAGACAAGTAGTCTGA